The Coregonus clupeaformis isolate EN_2021a chromosome 13, ASM2061545v1, whole genome shotgun sequence genome includes a region encoding these proteins:
- the si:ch211-209a2.2 gene encoding L-asparaginase isoform X2 — protein sequence MKVCQLAIFPMLLNASALQGDIVGLEGHLQQGADVSVSDRHGRTPLHLAAGEGDVETVRFLLKKGADVNVRDCARETALRDGIRCKSIEVVSQLMSEGAHLETSSLELGVEMCCLAFMGDSKQMEVWKQAGVSFNFADADGRTPLHVAVCTNQPDMVRFCIRNGSSLEQRDRFNNQPVDDARRLGLQTLVEMLSNEAQKEASDLVAEKTKINMEEQMARGLVELSLVP from the exons ATGAAGGTGTGCCAGCTTGCCATTTTCCCCATGCTGTTGAATGCCTCTGCTTTGCAAGGAGACATTGTTGGTCTTGAGGGACACTTACagcag GGAGCTGATGTGTctgtgtcagacagacatggGAGGACACCTCTCCACCTGGCTGCTGGTGAGGGGGATGTCGAGACTGTCCGATTCCTGCTGAAGAAGGGAGCGGACGTCAACGTAAGGGATTGTGCGAGAGAAACTGCTCTCCGAGATGGCATTCGCTGCAA GAGCATAGAGGTGGTGTCCCAACTGATGAGTGAGGGGGCTCACCTGGAGACATCCTCTCTGGAACTGGGGGTTGAGATGTGTTG CCTTGCGTTCATGGGAGACTCCAAGCAGATGGAGGTGTGGAAGCAGGCAGGTGTTAGCTTCAACTTTGCTGACGCCGATGGCAGAACTCCCCTGCATGTG GCTGTCTGCACTAACCAGCCAGACATGGTCAGGTTCTGCATCAGGAACGGCTCCAGTCTTGAG CAGCGCGACCGCTTCAATAACCAGCCAGTGGATGATGCCCGGCGTCTGGGCCTGCAAACCCTGGTGGAGATGCTGAGCAatgaggcccagaaggaagcctccGACCTCGTGGCCGAGAAAACAAAGATCAATATGGAGGAGCAGATGGCCAGAGGTCTGGTAGAACTCTCCCTGGTCCCATAA
- the si:ch211-209a2.2 gene encoding L-asparaginase isoform X1 — protein MGIYQSKGKIPEEVYRFWSAVASSIRLGWLGTDDMATEMKVCQLAIFPMLLNASALQGDIVGLEGHLQQGADVSVSDRHGRTPLHLAAGEGDVETVRFLLKKGADVNVRDCARETALRDGIRCKSIEVVSQLMSEGAHLETSSLELGVEMCCLAFMGDSKQMEVWKQAGVSFNFADADGRTPLHVAVCTNQPDMVRFCIRNGSSLEQRDRFNNQPVDDARRLGLQTLVEMLSNEAQKEASDLVAEKTKINMEEQMARGLVELSLVP, from the exons ATGGGTATTTATCAATCAAAAGGAAAGATCCCTGAGGAAGTTTACAGATTTTGGTCAGCTGTGGCATCATCCATACGTCTGGGGTGGTTGGGGACTGATGATATGGCAACG GAGATGAAGGTGTGCCAGCTTGCCATTTTCCCCATGCTGTTGAATGCCTCTGCTTTGCAAGGAGACATTGTTGGTCTTGAGGGACACTTACagcag GGAGCTGATGTGTctgtgtcagacagacatggGAGGACACCTCTCCACCTGGCTGCTGGTGAGGGGGATGTCGAGACTGTCCGATTCCTGCTGAAGAAGGGAGCGGACGTCAACGTAAGGGATTGTGCGAGAGAAACTGCTCTCCGAGATGGCATTCGCTGCAA GAGCATAGAGGTGGTGTCCCAACTGATGAGTGAGGGGGCTCACCTGGAGACATCCTCTCTGGAACTGGGGGTTGAGATGTGTTG CCTTGCGTTCATGGGAGACTCCAAGCAGATGGAGGTGTGGAAGCAGGCAGGTGTTAGCTTCAACTTTGCTGACGCCGATGGCAGAACTCCCCTGCATGTG GCTGTCTGCACTAACCAGCCAGACATGGTCAGGTTCTGCATCAGGAACGGCTCCAGTCTTGAG CAGCGCGACCGCTTCAATAACCAGCCAGTGGATGATGCCCGGCGTCTGGGCCTGCAAACCCTGGTGGAGATGCTGAGCAatgaggcccagaaggaagcctccGACCTCGTGGCCGAGAAAACAAAGATCAATATGGAGGAGCAGATGGCCAGAGGTCTGGTAGAACTCTCCCTGGTCCCATAA